In a genomic window of Coprococcus eutactus:
- a CDS encoding YccF domain-containing protein produces the protein MGCLGNCIWFLCGGILSGISWVASGVLCCITIIGIPLGMQCFKFAGLAFFPFGKEIVYGGGVGSLIANIIWLLCCGIPMAIENACLGLLLCITIIGIPFGLQFFKIAKLALMPFGAEIVG, from the coding sequence ATGGGATGTCTTGGAAATTGTATATGGTTTTTATGTGGCGGAATATTGAGCGGAATTTCATGGGTGGCAAGCGGGGTGCTATGCTGTATAACGATAATAGGAATTCCACTTGGAATGCAGTGCTTTAAATTTGCGGGACTTGCATTCTTCCCATTTGGAAAGGAGATCGTGTATGGAGGTGGTGTTGGCTCACTGATAGCGAATATCATATGGCTGCTCTGCTGTGGCATACCTATGGCGATAGAGAACGCCTGTTTGGGGCTGCTGCTTTGCATAACGATAATCGGTATTCCGTTTGGTCTTCAGTTCTTTAAGATTGCGAAGCTGGCGCTCATGCCGTTTGGTGCAGAGATTGTAGGATGA
- the aspS gene encoding aspartate--tRNA ligase, translating to MTIENIYRNRTMNEITEGDVGQTLKVAGWVENIRDHGGVSFIDLRDMYGVLQVVMRDTSLLDGITKEDCVSIEGIVEHRDEETYNPKIPTGTIELEAKTVEILGKVYKQIPFEIQTSKETREDVRLKYRYLDLRNKKVKDNMIFRSQVISYLRQKMTEMGFLEIQTPILCASSPEGARDYIVPSRKFKGKFYALPQAPQQYKQLLMVSGFDKYFQIAPCFRDEDARADRSPGEFYQLDFEMSFATQEDVFKVGEEVLSATFEKFAPEGAVVTQAPYPIISYKQAMLEFGTDKPDLRNPLRIIDLTDFFQRCTFKPFHGKTVRAINVHKKLSKGQHEKMLKFAQSIGMGGLGYLEILDDMSYKGPIDKFIPDDMKGEIAELAGLTAGDTIFFIADTPEIAASFAGQIRVELGNRLDLNEKNAFRFCYINDFPMYEYDKESKKIIFTHNPFSMPQGGLEALNEKDPLDILAYQYDIVCNGIELSSGAVRNHDMKIMVKAFEIAGYTEDDLKEKFGALYNAFQFGAPPHAGMAPGVDRMIMLLRNEENIREVIPFPMNGNAQDLMCGAPGEVTEQQLREVHIKVRQ from the coding sequence ATGACAATCGAGAACATTTATCGTAACAGAACAATGAACGAGATCACTGAGGGCGATGTGGGACAGACACTTAAGGTTGCCGGATGGGTAGAGAATATCCGTGACCATGGTGGAGTATCATTTATCGATCTGCGTGATATGTATGGAGTGCTCCAGGTAGTAATGAGAGACACTTCACTTCTTGACGGAATAACAAAGGAGGACTGTGTATCAATTGAGGGTATCGTTGAGCACAGAGATGAGGAGACATACAACCCAAAGATCCCTACAGGTACTATCGAGCTTGAGGCGAAGACTGTAGAGATACTCGGTAAGGTATATAAGCAGATTCCATTTGAGATTCAGACATCCAAGGAGACACGTGAGGATGTGAGACTCAAGTACAGATATCTTGACCTTAGAAACAAAAAGGTTAAGGACAACATGATATTCAGAAGTCAGGTCATCAGCTACCTTCGTCAGAAGATGACTGAGATGGGATTCCTTGAGATCCAGACACCTATCCTCTGCGCTTCATCACCTGAGGGCGCAAGAGATTACATCGTGCCATCAAGAAAGTTCAAGGGCAAGTTCTATGCACTTCCACAGGCACCTCAGCAGTACAAGCAGCTTCTTATGGTATCAGGATTTGACAAGTACTTCCAGATAGCTCCTTGTTTCAGAGATGAGGATGCAAGAGCAGACCGTTCACCTGGTGAGTTCTACCAGCTTGACTTTGAGATGAGCTTTGCAACACAGGAGGACGTATTCAAGGTTGGAGAGGAAGTCCTCTCAGCAACATTTGAGAAGTTTGCACCTGAGGGCGCAGTGGTTACACAGGCTCCATATCCTATCATCAGCTACAAGCAGGCTATGCTTGAGTTCGGTACAGATAAGCCTGACCTCAGAAACCCACTCAGAATAATAGATCTCACAGATTTCTTCCAGAGATGTACATTCAAGCCATTCCATGGCAAGACAGTGCGTGCCATCAATGTACACAAGAAACTTTCAAAGGGACAGCATGAGAAGATGCTCAAGTTTGCACAGAGCATCGGCATGGGCGGTCTTGGATATCTGGAGATTCTTGATGATATGTCATACAAGGGACCTATCGACAAGTTCATTCCTGATGATATGAAGGGTGAGATCGCAGAGCTTGCAGGCCTTACGGCTGGAGATACTATCTTCTTCATCGCAGATACGCCTGAGATTGCAGCGTCATTTGCAGGACAGATCAGAGTTGAGCTTGGCAACAGACTTGACCTCAACGAGAAGAACGCATTCCGTTTCTGCTATATAAATGACTTCCCAATGTACGAGTACGACAAGGAGAGCAAGAAGATCATCTTCACACACAATCCGTTCTCAATGCCACAGGGCGGACTTGAGGCGTTAAATGAGAAGGATCCACTTGATATCCTGGCTTACCAGTACGACATCGTCTGCAACGGTATCGAGCTTTCATCAGGCGCTGTAAGAAACCATGACATGAAGATCATGGTCAAGGCATTTGAGATCGCAGGATACACAGAGGATGATTTGAAGGAGAAGTTCGGAGCACTCTACAATGCATTCCAGTTCGGAGCACCACCTCATGCAGGTATGGCTCCTGGTGTGGACAGAATGATCATGCTCCTTAGAAATGAGGAGAACATCAGAGAGGTCATCCCATTCCCAATGAATGGAAATGCACAGGATCTTATGTGTGGAGCACCTGGCGAGGTTACAGAGCAGCAGCTCCGTGAGGTTCACATTAAGGTTAGACAGTAA
- a CDS encoding response regulator transcription factor: MAEKTILLVEDDKALAMGTVFVLEAEGYKVKHAMNIKSARSLMGETVDLILLDVMLPDGSGYDFCRYLRDTGVRIPIIFLTAMSEEINIVQGLELGADDYVAKPYRLKELLSRISANLRRYDMSGKGVCDVYTFGNHRFVISEFRLYEGDKLIDCTQNELRLLKELVANEGIVLSRATLLDRLYDVDGVLIDDNTLSVYMKRLRTKLRDDASCIETVRGVGYRFCRNSGDNNRD; this comes from the coding sequence ATGGCAGAAAAGACTATTTTATTAGTTGAGGATGATAAGGCTCTTGCAATGGGGACAGTGTTCGTACTTGAGGCAGAGGGATATAAAGTAAAGCATGCGATGAATATAAAGTCGGCCAGATCACTTATGGGAGAGACTGTAGACCTTATATTGTTGGATGTCATGCTGCCGGATGGCAGTGGATATGATTTTTGCAGATATCTGAGAGATACTGGAGTAAGAATCCCGATAATATTCCTCACAGCTATGTCTGAGGAGATCAATATAGTGCAGGGACTTGAACTTGGGGCAGATGATTATGTTGCCAAACCATATAGACTTAAGGAACTGCTTTCAAGGATCTCCGCAAATCTCAGACGATATGATATGTCCGGGAAAGGCGTATGTGATGTGTATACTTTTGGAAATCACAGGTTTGTTATATCGGAATTCAGGCTGTATGAGGGTGATAAGCTCATAGATTGTACGCAGAATGAGCTGAGACTTTTAAAGGAACTTGTGGCAAATGAGGGAATCGTACTTTCACGGGCGACTCTGCTTGACAGACTATACGATGTGGATGGCGTACTGATCGATGACAATACGCTTTCGGTGTATATGAAAAGGCTCAGAACAAAATTGAGAGATGATGCTTCTTGTATAGAGACTGTGCGAGGCGTAGGATACAGGTTCTGCAGAAATTCAGGGGACAACAACAGGGATTAA